Proteins encoded together in one Streptomyces sp. TLI_171 window:
- a CDS encoding sigma-70 family RNA polymerase sigma factor gives MDRTAVDRFEAGRARLASLAYRLLGSAADAEDAVQDAYLRWQAADRDLIQVPEAWLTKVVTNLCLDQLRSARVRHERAAGAWLPEPLLDGDPMLGPAATFEQRESVSLAVLTLMERLAPVERAAYVLREAFSYSHGEIAEILDITEAASQQHVHRARHRIAAERRARTEVDPAAARRIVEAFLAAAVSGRTDRLVAMLTADATAVSDGAGLARRLLRMQGPHKIASLVRAGFRPTPAKRQLAGGSPAFHLGRVNGAPAVLAVVAGRVAGVVAFEIRDGRIAALHGIAAAARLTHLDDAWQRHGADAAPLHTW, from the coding sequence ATGGACCGCACCGCCGTTGACCGCTTCGAGGCCGGCCGGGCCCGGCTGGCCTCGTTGGCGTACCGCCTGCTCGGTTCGGCCGCCGACGCCGAGGACGCCGTGCAGGACGCCTACCTGCGCTGGCAGGCCGCGGACCGCGACCTCATCCAGGTGCCGGAGGCGTGGCTGACCAAGGTCGTCACCAACCTCTGCCTCGACCAGCTCCGCTCGGCCCGGGTCCGCCACGAGCGGGCAGCCGGCGCGTGGCTGCCCGAGCCGCTGCTCGACGGCGACCCCATGCTCGGCCCCGCCGCCACCTTCGAGCAGCGCGAGTCCGTGTCGCTGGCGGTGCTGACCCTGATGGAGCGCCTCGCCCCGGTCGAGCGGGCCGCCTACGTGCTGCGCGAGGCCTTCTCCTACTCGCACGGCGAGATCGCCGAGATCCTCGACATCACCGAGGCCGCCAGCCAGCAGCACGTCCACCGGGCCCGCCACAGGATCGCCGCCGAACGCCGCGCACGCACCGAGGTCGACCCCGCCGCCGCGCGCCGGATCGTCGAGGCGTTCCTCGCCGCCGCCGTCTCCGGCCGCACCGACCGCCTGGTCGCGATGCTCACCGCCGACGCGACGGCGGTCTCCGACGGCGCGGGCCTGGCCAGGCGACTGCTGCGCATGCAGGGTCCCCACAAGATCGCCTCGCTCGTCCGGGCCGGCTTCCGCCCCACCCCCGCCAAACGCCAACTCGCCGGCGGCTCACCCGCCTTCCACCTCGGCCGGGTCAACGGCGCTCCCGCCGTCCTCGCCGTGGTCGCCGGCCGGGTGGCGGGCGTCGTCGCGTTCGAGATCCGCGACGGCCGGATCGCCGCCCTCCACGGCATCGCCGCCGCCGCCCGCCTCACCCACCTCGACGACGCCTGGCAGCGGCACGGCGCCGACGCCGCACCACTGCACACCTGGTGA